The DNA region CACGATCGCTTCCCAATtcgccatctttttttttttcttaagatgtTCTTCCAGCCAAGTTCCTATCACGGCAGCAAGTTCCTTGGCAGTCCTCTTCATAGCACTTACATGCCCCTGATAATCAAGCCATGGAATCGCATCGGACATTACAAAAACCAGAGGATTACCTTAAAGAATAGGATGCGTTgctaaagaatatttttagaatattgtttttaatatcggTTACAATAGAAATTACTGCAGCAATCAAgagaagatttgtttttttttttttgtttttttagcaattaaattccatttaaaattcaaataaattctcttacgaaattgatttaattcttGGAAACTTGTGTCTAAGTTTTCACACTTCTCCTTCGTCTCTGTACTAGATTTTACGTGAAAAGGAAGGTTTTCTTACAAAGCTAAAAACATTGTTGGTATATAGGTTACCAAGCAACTGGAAGGGTGGTCATGTGCCGAGCAAAGCAACTGACTGAATTTGTCCCTCGTATATGGCAAATGTAGTTCAAATTGACCTGGACGGCAGGCCCAGCTGGGATCAAACTTCTTAGAACTCTCTATTTCGATGCAATGCCAGGTCTCACAGCTAATATCCTAACTGATAATATCTTGATCTTCTTTTACATGTTTGGATACAGCTATGTTCATGTTCGAGGAGTAGTGACATCGCAAGGGACCCTAATATGGGTCCGATCTCGACAACCATCGGTCCCATCCTTTGAAAAAATCTATGCTTGATGTCAAGAAAAGGTCAGGCTAGGACCAATTGTTCAACTAGAGTCGGTGTCTAGGCCAGACTAGGTTTCTGGGCCATTTAAGTGAGTAAAAGCAGTTGAGGGGTCTGCCTGGTGGCAGGGCACAGGAGTTGCTCCTGTCTGGAGTCGAGGGAACTCGATCTCTCAATCTTCAATTGTGATTTCTATTATGTACTTATCTTGGAAGCAACCTACCAAATGGAATCAATGGGGCAAGAAAGTGGACGTCACACCCCGGCCAACAAAGAATCAATGATCAATATGTATTTTGGAAGTTATATGCTGCATCATTCCCGTAGTtcccttttcattatttttgtatttcaaaaatattttaaaaaaaatttaaattttttttatttacttcaaatttatttttaaataattttaatatatttcaacatgaaactttttttaaaaaatacaatcggTATAGTATAAATTGAAGCATGCATGTCCTGACCCAATCTGATAATGCATTGCGCTCCAGTATCAATGATGGGGTTATATTCACAGAGATGATGCAGCAAATTTCAAAGTTGAGCCGTGAGAAATAAGACATTAACCTCAAACAAAGCAGAAACAAAATCACTTCAATTCACACATTAAAGATCACTAAAGATCCATAGGTACAAGAATGGCCAATACCTATCATTTGGAATCAGCCATGCCTTACATtctaaattgagaaaaatgaaCATCCAACAAAGAGAACACGGCCTGCAGGAATTTATCAGATAAATAGACACTCCAAGCTTCTTCACTTTTCCTTGACAGGTTTCATCCTTACAGTTCGCTTGATTACAGGGATGGAATAGGTGATGAACTTGCAATTATCGAACCACTCATGTCCTCATACAGACTAGCAGTGTCATTGTTTTTCTTGCTCTCAGCTCTTGGGCTGCTCCCAGAACTGCTATTGGAAAGGGAACAGAAAGTTGATTTCTGCAAGACTCCCGTCGGAGAAGATCCCAACTGTGGGCTGCCATTGCAACCTTCTCTCAAAAGGCTAAGGGCTGATGAGCTCTTGCAGGAATCCGCATGGCTAGTGCTGGTGGTCAAGACCTCCCCTAAAGGGCCACCAATTGAAGTTCCCCAAGAGATAGGTATCCAGTTGGTTTGCTTTTGGCTTGATTCATTATGGTCAATGCTCACCCTTAAACCCATTTGTACAGGGTCAAACTCGCAAGATAAACTCAATGGTGAGAGGGCAAGTTTCTCTTGTGTGGgtgaggatgatgatgatgagaaatCTGATGCGGCCATTGGGATTGACATGGAGAGCTGGGTCCAGTCAGATTTCAACTCTTCTGGCCAGCTAATGACAGAACAATTAGATTGATCCTTCGGCCACTCATCGATAAATTGACGAAGGGGATGCTGATCTTGGCTTTCTTCGTCATTAAAGTTTAGAAAAGACTCGTAGGGTTTAGAGTTAATGTAAGAGCTCTTCTGCGATGGGTTGAGGAGAGAATCAGAGGAAACAAATCCAAACTCTGTTTGAGAGCACTGCTCCATTAAGATATCTTGTTCAGGAACAGAGAAAGAGGACTCATCAGATTTCCGGTTGATGGTGGAAGACACCATAGAAATGCTCTGTGAATCTTGTGCTCTGTCAAAGACTAAAAGTAAGACTATAATATAGTAATTTGGTAAACAATAAGATACAAACAGGATCCATAACTCCacaaatacattttttcaacataaaaggCTTCAATCCAAGTGTACAGGGTAATCAAAAAAGAGAAGTTAGAGTGAAACCCATTTTGAAAAAGGAATCCTAAGTTTCAATTACCAGGACTAGCACTGTCACCAAAGTAAAGATGGAATTAATGGGGTCAGCTTTACTGTAAAGTAAAAGGATGAGAGCATGAGTATACATATTGTTAGAGGGAAATACCGTCTTATAAAATTGGAAAGAGATAACAAAAggcaaataaaacaaacaaacaaaaggaaGCTCAAATACACATTATTTTTACCTGTTGACATCAACATCTGCAGAAGTGTTGGCAGCAGTCGGCTGCAAAATTTTGAACTGTTGTTGCGTGGTCATCGCAATGCTTTTGGAGGCACCGCCATTGGTTATAACCAATTTTGACATCGAGTTAGACATTGGCACCACCTTTGAACTGGCAGTCCCAGTGGCAGCATGGCCAGTCTGGCCTTCCACAGGCTTTCTTGAACGATGGCGGCCTCTGTTAATGTGCCTTTCACAATATTTTTGGTCAGCTACAGCATCCCTTGAGCACCGCCATTTCTTCCCATCAGTCCGACGACACCTTCCAGGCTCCAGATCAGTGTTGTTGCCAGGGTAACCAAGATGGAAAGCGCTCCATCCCACTATGCAGATTGGGAAAGAGGAAGGAAAGGGAGCAAAAAAACAACAGATAAAGGGAACAGATCAGCCAGGTGGGGGTTATTGGGgggcaaaagaagaaaatattaattagagtatTACTGTATAGCTACAAAAACAACTTTCATACaggtttgataatattttaaaaaatcataataaattgaaaaaagcaGGATATTATTTTCACtaccaaacaagaaaaataaatctcaaacacacacacacaaacaaaaatacagaaattaaaagaaaattatcaatTGGAAATGCATTGTTCTTCAGTGTATTTCAGAGGGATGGAAAAAGGTTACATGAATTGTGAGGGAAGGATCCAGTAGACGAGCCAGGTAAGCCATAAGGGTAGACAGACTTCTTGAgaggaatgatcaaattagaagGCACAGGCACACGAGCAGTGATGTATTTGTAGATCAAGGCCTGATGTTCAAGCTCCATCCACTGAGATGGAGTAAATGGTCCTCTAACCCCAGTAAAAGGCCCGTGCATGCCTGCATTCAAGCCTCCGGTGTCATAACCtgcaacaaaagaaaacatttcTTGCCTGTAACATTTATAGAAGCTATATGTATCCTTAGCTATTTTCCTACTTCGacttaggagaaaaaaaaatacggGAACAGGCAGTAAACTAAACTATTGCTTAAGTTTATATCTCTGTGTAACTATTGATTTTCCTAAAATTTCTTGCTCCTTTTCCTCTTTTGTATCTAACATTCTCTTAACACAGAAAAATTAACCAAACCCAAAGCAGAAATATCAGGCTCATAAGAGTGGGGAAAATCAACTTTACCCTTTGACAAGACTCGACATGTAAAATTTCTACTAAATGCCCATGAAAAGACCATCACCAGTACATGAAAATAAAGGCGAAGTCCACCTTTTGGACAAGAATGTATCTAAAATCTGTCATTTCCAGGAAACCCTTCactcaaaatcaaacaccaaacGAAATCCATGTAccaaatttaaccaaaaaaaacaaaaactttaaccCCAACAAGAGAACACTTGAAGAGCTTATATACTTACCTGCACTTCTAATATAAGAAGACGCTGTGTTCTGATGGTAAGGAAAGCTTAAGGCAGTGTAGTTTTGTGTGCTTCTCTCCACTAACCCACCATCTTTGCTTAGAAATGGAGTCGTTTCTGGTCTTGGAGAAGAGAAGCTCATCATGTGCTCTTGTTGGCGAGAATCATCAGAAAGCGTATAATTAGATCTCAGTAAAGAAGTGGGTTGGTGCAATGACATTGTTTTGGTGacagaaaaatcatcattttttggCATCTTTGAAGTCCTCCAGTAATCATCTTGAGCAGACGAAGCTGATCTTTCTCGCTTACTTAACACAGATCCAAGAATCTTTGGTTTGGTCTCAGGAGGTGAGACATTAGAAGGAGCTTCACTACTAGTTTCAGGACCCACAAGACCCTCCAAACCAAGAACCCCAAAGTCCATGGCAATCTACAAAGACTGTAGGATTAAAGCAATAGTTCATTGCAAGGAAGTGAAAGTGGAAAAAGGAGCTCTCATGCCTTGAAACGAAGGGGAAGAGAAGGAGAGGTGCATCTCAAGGTTGGGTTTTGTACTTTTAAGTTTTAAGAGAAAGACTTGATTTTTTctgtaaaagattaaaaaagatttgagctttgagaaggaaaattaataattggagagagagagagagagttgagcTTGAAAGTTATAGTttgtatgtttttgtattttatttaaaaaataataatttttattttattttaaattaattttttatatatttttaaattatattactatattatattaaaaataaaaaatattattttaatatatttataaataaaaatatttaaaagaaatattaaggAGCGGATAAGGGTGAGCACACACTCTTCCCTTCTCGGACATGGTACCACATGTTTATCCATGGTTCTGTAggtgaaaaacaatatatttttggtcATTTGAGGGACACATCAAGCTACAAAAATATTCTTGCAAACAAAGTattagatttgaaaaataaagatacGATGAAGGTTTTTCATGTCCTTCTATTTTGACATTATGTGCTAGCAAATCTTTGGCAATTTAGAGGTTACATTTGGGAGCTCGGTTGCAATTTCGATAcaaactgttttttatttgaaaatcatgttattaagatatgtttgaaaatgtgatataagttgttttttaaaatgtttttaaaatatagtaaaatttaatttttaaattattttttatttgaaattatattaaaataattttttttatttttaaaatttattttcaacatcaacacatcaaaataatatagaaatactaaaaactattaatttgaataaaaataatcaaatttgataaaaagttGATTTACCTCAGCTCTAAATATAATCTTAATTGGatttaaatctaaatatatGTTTGAAAATGTGGTATTGTTGAACAAGATAgcttttttttatggataacacatttaatgtataaaaagtcacaatcaaaaacaaattttacatatttttttattgctttttatgTGGATtctgtgattaaaaaaaactatcattccCAACCATGACATCCTTTCAAACAAATCCTAAACAATCTAGTAGCATAAGTTAGAAAGATCCAAACAATGACTTTAATTTAGTAAGAAGTTCATGATACTTCTAATTACTGTTTGTATTTGAAATAGATTTTGATCCCAAAGTCATTAATTTCTTTGCTTATGTCCTTttgatttatcaattattttctaaaaaccaaCAGAGCAATCctctaaatattatttgtatttaaaatagaCTAGAGCTTtttaaaagtttcaattttgtttctcaagacacaattttattttgtttttgtttttagtccATTTGATTGATGAACTactttctctcatttttttttaacaataaccaCATTCTCAAATTAGCTTTAACTAGTTAATTGACCTGTGTTTCATCGCGAattggataatttttattttttttctcaatataatagcattttttacatgaaacaaatcttaatcataaataaataaaaaagttattgtacatatttaattacataaacCAATAACTATTCATGCAactgaaattattaaaaaactcaattcatAACCAACCAAAGTTAACCAATTAAACTTATGACTTGGGTTATGGACTTAACTAggctaaacaattttttttatatctaaaatggATGCCAATAAAATTGAGAACCAACTAAATTTTAAGGCAATTGGATAATaatataaaccaaaacaaattacattgttaaattaataaccaataaaaatattaattgatgaaatttaaaaaaatatctaatttgtGATGGGTGAAATTTAGAGGGGAGATAAGACAAAGGCATAGGTGTTCAGCCTAGTTGGCCAATAGTGCATGACTCTCAAGAAAAAGGCTTGAGTAGCCCATGCACTtgaatcttatttattttttaagaatgttttttaaGAGGCAAATGACCTATTGTATACTTcttaaatttttgaataaaaaagttaataggAAACGCATAACCTGTCTTATTGAAGTAGAAAATATGTCACCAACCATGCCTTTGGTTGTTGAAAAATTGAGTTGTGTTGTTTCagataaatagaaaaacaattttcaagcatattttgaccataaaaaacaaaaacaaaaacataaacactttataaaatatattcataacctcaaaaaaaaaatacttgaaaccTACCATCAATCTAAAACCAAAATTGTTTGTGGGCTCAAATCTATCATATAAagcaaattcaaagaaaaaaaatactgacaACAAACTCTTCTCATTAAAAGGATAttattaacatcaaaataacCCTTTCCATGGCTTTAATTGGTGTAAATGATAACTTTCTCTCAAGTTGTATAATACAACAACTTTTCCTCTCCTATCtcaaataagaaataagaagtaaataaaaataaaatcaactttattttttatttttaaaaatagaaaggaCCATGTATTTATAGTTGcaaaagtttagggactaaaatgaacattttgcaCAAACTTTGTTAAAGCCACTTATTCCCTCCGTATTTTTCACTCTAGTCCCTTCTCTTTTAATCTTACACTTTCtcaaaaaattaacccaaattgaaattcaatttggcAATTTAACagtgaaattttaaaagagaTTAGTTTATACTGTAACTGCGCGAGAGGCTATGGTCCGTTGTGGAAAAGTAATTCCCCATGCCTTTTAGTTTATAGTGTAATGTAATAATACACTTAAgtcctcttttgtttttttttcttgcagatTTTAAACAAAGTCATCTATATCTAGGCTAACGGAGTAggctactaaaaaaaaactacaataaagttaatttgtatagcaaagaaaaacaataaataaattagaaacatataaagaaagataaatcataaagatataataaatttataaaataaattgtaataaaCTTGAATTAAAATTGTGTAtcagacaaattaaaaaattataactagaTATGTTATCtcaatactaattttaaaatataacttctatctaacaaaatagaaaaataaccaatctaggagttttttttactaaaaaaaatcttaactcaTGTAATGAATTAAAATCCATCCTACACGGTGAATCAAATAACCTAGAGTCAGAATGGTTTTCAATCCCTTACAAGTActtcaaaaacaattcataGAATAAACTTTCATAGAATCAAATAACTTTCATAATACTCGTACATTGAGTCCTTTCAAAACCACTAAACTTCCATTTAacataaatcaatattaaatccACTATTAACCAAGCTAGTTGTATAATAagtgtttgagattgtgataatttttatttttagatatattttatttgaaaaaatatcaaattaatattttttttagtatttcttaatgatttttatgtgttaatataaaaaatataaaaaatccattttttttaaatatattttaaagttaaaaacacttttaaatgtgtatttgatattgttttacACAAAGTTGTCAATTTCATCTCGTTTCGTCTAGAATAGCCAAAACATttcataccaattcaaaaaagggaacaaaatagaacaattttcatcttattttgaATCTCGATTCGTTCCAGATTTTTTGGCTAAATTCCGTCCGGAATATTCTGGTTTCATTCCACAAGTTTCGTTCCAGTCTTGAAaagtcattgaatcaaattaaacttgattcaatttaattaattaaaccatccaagtataaaaagctctttttcattactatttttaataacaatgatattaataataatattgaaaactattattactattttcattaacaatgatattaattttttaaaattagaattatcactaatatatatggtttatattcatgttgttttttttcaagtttatactttgtaggaatttgagcaaaataagGGATGCTTTAGATCAcattagccttgataacattgacctagttttatatttaaaatatttgtgttaaagaattttaatttcataatattttgatattttgattaagttgaattactttaagttaaatatctatttaatcttgactatttagaaatattttaaattttgaaattatatttgtttgacattgtgtttgtattgcataatttataattaattcatcttgaatttgaattatatttgttgaatatatatatatgtgtgtgtgtgtgtgtgtgtgtgtgaacagTACAACTTCAAAACGACACACCGAAACACTTTGAAACTGAAACATTcaattccaattgaaaaaacaaaacacctacCGAAACGGAATTGGCAACCTTAGTTTTAcggaatgttttttatttgaaaatgaattaatatatatatatatatatatatatatatatatatattatatcagtacatcaaaatcattttaaaacattaaaataatatcaatttgatatttttttaagctaaacataattttaaaacatactcaaatataattttaaacataataccaaataatcactaaaaaaatactatacgTTGTATTACTGAACAGATATATAAACTGCATACACTTCTTCCCTTTCCTTGATGATATCACCTGTCTCCTTACTAACAAACCAACTATCAACTTTCATCTATTCAAATGTTTACTGTATATTTTGGATATCAACAATAATCCAATGTTATATTATTGGATGTGATACCTAAAAATTTGAAGTTGATGACACAATCATTAATCTCACATTGATTCTCATGTCTTcgccataaatttaatttgaaaaagtttAAACTACCATCTCTGCTTCTGAATTCATTTGGCACTTCATCTGTCATCTTCTTCGTGCAAAATCTCGAACTCCGAATCTCTTCCAATCAtctgtcata from Populus alba chromosome 14, ASM523922v2, whole genome shotgun sequence includes:
- the LOC118037292 gene encoding growth-regulating factor 1; amino-acid sequence: MDFGVLGLEGLVGPETSSEAPSNVSPPETKPKILGSVLSKRERSASSAQDDYWRTSKMPKNDDFSVTKTMSLHQPTSLLRSNYTLSDDSRQQEHMMSFSSPRPETTPFLSKDGGLVERSTQNYTALSFPYHQNTASSYIRSAGYDTGGLNAGMHGPFTGVRGPFTPSQWMELEHQALIYKYITARVPVPSNLIIPLKKSVYPYGLPGSSTGSFPHNSLGWSAFHLGYPGNNTDLEPGRCRRTDGKKWRCSRDAVADQKYCERHINRGRHRSRKPVEGQTGHAATGTASSKVVPMSNSMSKLVITNGGASKSIAMTTQQQFKILQPTAANTSADVDVNRAQDSQSISMVSSTINRKSDESSFSVPEQDILMEQCSQTEFGFVSSDSLLNPSQKSSYINSKPYESFLNFNDEESQDQHPLRQFIDEWPKDQSNCSVISWPEELKSDWTQLSMSIPMAASDFSSSSSSPTQEKLALSPLSLSCEFDPVQMGLRVSIDHNESSQKQTNWIPISWGTSIGGPLGEVLTTSTSHADSCKSSSALSLLREGCNGSPQLGSSPTGVLQKSTFCSLSNSSSGSSPRAESKKNNDTASLYEDMSGSIIASSSPIPSL